Sequence from the Myxocyprinus asiaticus isolate MX2 ecotype Aquarium Trade chromosome 44, UBuf_Myxa_2, whole genome shotgun sequence genome:
cattttgtgttctacagaagaaagagagtcatacgtTTTGGAACGACgtgggcgagtaaataatgaatttttttttttttggattaactattcctgTACATTTGTGTGACACATAAGTTATGTATTAGAGTGTGATTAGTTACCTCACTCCAGCAATGAGACCAGCCGGCATGATCTTCTTTGAGTTATAGAATCTCTTTCCCATGATAGCCGCAAGAGTCCCTGATGTGgctgagaataaacaattgatgACACTTAAAAATTTAATTGTATTGACTATTGCTTcattttataaaacaaacacattaaaactGCCTCTATTTTAATTTCTGACTGCTAAAACAAATGCACAACATGTAGAAAACCACCAACCTAAAGACACCCAAATGTTTTTAGGATCTTGTGATGTCTGGTAGGCTCCAAAACCAGCCAAACTCCCAAACAGCAGCCCTGCAGCCAGGGACGGGACACTGCCTGCAGGAtaaaatacatattaaacatattaaacttGTATTTTTGACGAGGACAAAACAATGAAAAGAGTCTAATGGTAATGAACTATGAAATATTAATGGtgttatttaatgaaatatttcataaaaagtataaagtattttaaggaaagaatttatttatttatttattttaagcatttaatTGCACATGATACAATGTTGAGTCCGGAAATGGGTCAGTGACATGATGCTTTTTTTTCCAGTCCGGATCtggtaagttattcaaaaatacatttaaatgtaattcacacaaaacaattactttaatATGTCGTTGTTATGGGTGTTGAAGTATAAAATGaaatgtggtgtaaccgtccagaaACAGTATttaaggaagaagaaaaaaatcattaaagtctcattaaaactttgatgttggcatgagtagtgcagaataattttttattattatttcttaaataaataaGCAACATATATaaaaaccttataaaagctattttattttaaaaggaaagggtcccctcatggggttgccatgttgagatcacatgaccagccaaataataCTGGCTTTATCTCAGTACTCAtgctgttattggacactttcattcatggattaaattaatcatggctgattaattaaaataatttactcataATATTGTAAGTTTTATGTTTACTTTGGTTTTCTCATTACCTGCTTTGACATATCCTATAACTCCTCCAGATGCTACCAGAGCTGCATATCCATAACCAGCCCAGTCCACTGCCATCATCAACAtctaaacacatacacaaacattatAAACATACACTGACAGTTTACGGACAATATGAGACCTGTTTACAAACGCAAACCTGTTTAAAATGGCAACTGCTGTTGTATTAATTTGCAGAATATTCACACACTACCTCAAACCCTGATAACTAAGCAGTGACGgtttgaatgagagagagagagagagagagagagagagagactgcagttGATCTCAGATCTGGTTGGTAGCATGCTGTACTATCTACACTTGTAAGAGGCTGAAACAATGTATATTCAACACAATACATGCTGTTCCTCGTAAGCTTTGAGTCTACTCTACATTTACTAGTACATTTTACGTTCATACTCGCTGCCTGAGAGTTTGTGTTTATAGTCTGATATCCTTGCTGATGCGCCTGCTCATGCTGCGTTTAGTTCCTCATGATGTCACAATGTTTGAAGCTAAAACACCAATGAAAACACACGCACAACGTACTTGGCGTGACAAAGTGTCTCAAGTTGACTTATGGGAAGTGAAGTTTATATGGAGCACATTTTGTCTGCCGTTGTAAAACCTTAATTTTGAATGAAATAATCATCCTCATCATCAGCCCTGAAAATTATTAGGTAATTTTCccaataaacaaaacaagcaagtacaatccGACAACTAATGCAgctaattttgagacagcaagatgcttttttttttttagtaacataTTAAGATGAttcttactcaaaataactacttcagagaAGGGtgaaccatttcctgttaatttcaaacacatatgacattttatacatctcaagtattctataaacaaactaatctctactatgattggatgagtcaatgtgagcccactttgaacatttttcacatcaaatctattccccccacttaagaaaaacagtgtgtttaataggggcctttagcacctgcagcaggggggctttttaccccaaatactatcctttcacttacttaacctttagacattacacgcaaagatctgctatttagtgttttgggggaaaataaaatcaatggagcctttagccccgttgtaccctattcaGTCTTTCTGTTGTGTGGCTTTGATAGCCTGCACTCGCTGGTAGCTGAGTTGGGACATGGTTGCCATGGTAAAATACAGCCGAGCTGGAAACAGTCCAGGTTCCAGGAAAGCTGATCTTTCCCAAACCCACGCGCCTAACAAACGCTTTTCCTCTAATAATCACCCAACACCAATCACCCACTGAACAAACACCTGCTCTCCCTGTAACTACATCAACAGAATCCGTCCACCGCGCACACATGCGGCCTCATGTTCTTCCTACACGACTTGGGAAGTATAGGGGTCCTTAGTCTTTGGTTCTATTTCAGAAAACAGACTTGGAAACAGAAAACCAAATCAAGTCTCAAGCATACGACAGattccttttctttttattttacttatgATTTCTTCCAGTTTAACCtttaaatttgacatttttcGACCTGTTAAACATCTGAGGATACAGCAATCAGTCACACGTGCTGTTCATGGAAATTATGCAGGCTACAAACAGGAAATTTAGCTACATCGCTAGATGGTGCCATATACTCACACGAGAAACATCCTGCTCGCTATTCTCAGTCGCTATTCCCTGGCTCTCTCAACAATGGTCATTCATGATGTAGTTACAGTAGTTTAATACGTATCACGCTTAGTAACATATGTTGATGACATGGCCGTCTATCTGTGTCTAATAatagataataatgataatatatgaACAATTGCTTGTTTATCTCAATGTGTTTTCTATACATGGGTAAATTAATCTCAGAAAGCATAGGGTACAACGGACTTTAAGCTACTTTACCCAAAACACTAAGCAGCAACAAAAACACAGCACTTTCCTGTGTGTTACAATGCACTACAAAATGTTCCTTAAGTGAGAAGAATcgattatgaagaatgttcaaagtgggctcacactgactACTCCAATCATAATGGATACATTTATTTACAGAATAATTCAGATGCTAAGTGCACACTTTTGGTTATTTGAATAAGTGATCTAAATTTGTaaatccaaataaaaataaaaaaataaaaaaaataaaaaaataaaagtcttaaACGTATTTGTATATAGTTGACACATTTTGCCGTTAACTTTTATCCCTTTATCTACACTACATCATATTCAATAATATACGTAGGCCTATATGGGCAAACGCGTAGCTTTTCCCCTGCAAATTTCCTCAGGCAAATTAAAACGATTCTGAAGCTGTAATAGACATAATAGTGTCAGATCAGTTACAGTAAATCAGAGGAATTGTGCCTGGTCCTTCAAGTGTGCTGGTGGAAAGATAGGATGACCTCTGAATCATGCACAAGAGGGTGTCTTCTCATGTGCAATAGATGGCGCCAGACAACAGCAGGTGATTCTCAGAGAGAACATTTCCTTAATATTCCTGGTTAACGTGTCTCTCACATTTTTGCTTGGCACAAAAAGCAAAACTGATTTGAAGTTAATGAAATATAAAGTTGTCTTGTAAATTATGACATTAGTCAAGAACTAATCGATGTCTTGGGTGAGTAAAAGACCAACTACATCAATAGATAACATTTAAATCTTATAATACTGTCAAATGGAAAATAGCTTTTTGACGGAGCTGCATGAAGCTGCACTGAGACATTAAAAGTTTTTTGACCGGGTGCTGGTtttgttataataatataataaagaggCATATTCTTCATAGTACTCTTCACTATTTCTTATAATAAAACTgacgtttttgtattttattctaATCTGTCGTCTTGTCCTCAAGCCTTTCTAGAACATAATTAAATTAACGAGTTGTTTGTGTTTAAATTTAGGATGAAGGATTCATCGTCCGATTTCAACCAACCGAtataatataaaactattgtattttctgttttatataacTAATCTCTAGAGTGACATCTCTTCATCATCAGGTTGGTGTAAATGCATATCTGCACGATTTTTATGCTTAAGCAACATGAAAGTTTGTAATATGACTTGTTGCTTGCGTTCACATTATCTTTGTCACCTTATGGAAAATTATTAGTGATTAAAATAGGAAATGCTATTGAATGCCTCTCTGATTAATaaagtattatacagtataaaataaaaaagcaatagcAAGAGTTAGGAAGCTGTCATAGGCTATTTACAGCTGTAACACATTTTTTACCTGGGGACGCGCACATGGTGAATTAAAACTCACAACCCAGATGCTCTGTGTTTAAAAAGAATTAggcctatacaaataaataaaattgattttataGGCCCGGCATGGTATGGATAAAATGTGctttaaatcattttcatttgtcCTAATTCAATGTGCGTTCATATGGACAAATTATCagaggaaaaaaagacaaatgcaaCCCGTGACTTAGTTACAAAttttaaaacttgttttgttgcacaattgcatgtttatttgCATGCTGACCGAGCAAGAATGTCAGACGTAACATTTTGACTCTAAAACAGCAGGTGAAGGAAACATCAGAGTAAACAGTAGAAGGGCTATTTTTCTCGTTCGTCTTCCTACAGCAGGAATCTCAACACTGCCTTTACCTTTTCCAGGTGTCGTTACCTTACACGTGCCCATCGCAGTGCGCATGCGCCGTGAGGTGGTTCTCTGTTTTTATGGCCAGGTGAGTAGATTTTGTTCAGCTAAAGTGGAATTTTGCTTAAGGACAGAAGACCCCATGAGATAACACTGTGTGATGTACCAACTTCAGAAAGACACAAGAATGTCACTTATGGGCAAAATGGGAGACTGGCAGGTAGGTTGTTTTCCTTAAGGTAGCCTATATCATGAAAGTGCACGATTTTACTTTTGCATGTTGCTTTTGAATTATGTCTTGACCACGGTAGCTTTTCGACAAAGTTTTCCAGACAACATTGGTCCAGTCGTAATCACTGCAAATGAAACTGTTTGAAAATGTTGATTCAAACACATGAATGACTGGAGTCGTGCATGCAGATTTGAGTTTGGGGCCGTGAGAGTGAAGCCACTGGCAAATTTCTCTAAAATAAAGTATAATCAAGGTAATTTATCAGAGTGGccaatgttgttgttgttaggtaTTTGTTGCACTTTGAGCATTTCTGCCATTCTGTACGCATGTTCTTTTAggtttttatgtttttcatttatttttagacaaacgACTTACATGTAACTACAGTTTGGTCAATTCTGTGCATGCGTACATAAAACATTTTCCCTACGTTAAAGGCAAAGACAGGATAATTCAGTTAAGCCTTATTTTTCATAGCGAATACACAGTGCGTCTTTTGTCTGATATGATCTGATATGCCGCATTacgttaatgttaaaaaaattcaattaaataGTTAgaaatttaatataaattattcatAATTTGATTTCTGAAAATAGCGCTATAAATACGTCCAGACATACTCGCAATTTAAAGCTCATTTCTCCAAATGTCAAAATGTAGGGATGAAACcaagttttgcttttcttttatgCGAATAGTTTCAAAGATGTTTACCCCCACACAACAAAGCAGCACAGCCATCCATTCCTATTGCTCGTTTCTCTGCCTCTTTTAATGGTCATTGTGTCTTAGTTTCTTTTGGCCTCTCATTAATGACAACTGGACTCACCCCACCAAAAATGGTAATGGAGATAAGAGAGAGACAACGCCTTAGACCCGGCACCTATCTCCCGACCTCATTCACATTTAACAAGCCATGTTGTTGtgttaattatttacatttattaaattgcGCCGTTACATGTTCTAAATAGATCTGCAGAATGGACCACTTTTGCATAACAGTTTCGAGAATGTTTTACAGGCCCGGGCTCACTATAGGACTAAAACAACAGTTTATCATTTTCAGGATGGAAGAAgtgtgtttttattagcatttcttATGGCAGTAGTTTAACAtagttaaatatactgtatatatatttttacaaactgTTCTTCGGTTCTAGCACTTAGCGCATAGCCTACTAAAGCGCGTGGCCTtcgaaaaatattaatatttgtcaCATATGTTTCATGGTCCAGGGTATTTCTTGCAGCATCTCTTGGCCTATTAATTCCAATTTCAATGAATCGTATCGCATAATTAATTACAATGGTGACGAGCGTCCTCATTCCCCATTAATATCAACCCTGTATTTAGGTCACTTTTAGAAATAAATGTGAATTCCAGTAAAGGCATTGTTACTGGAAATACCCGTTGCAGTTTCTACCTGTGTATATTCATTGGCTTTGGTCTCTTGATATGCTAATGAGGGTTATTACAGTAGCTCGcgagtctctctctcttccaccaTTAGAGGGAGATCTGAGCGCGCAGCTCGAGCCCTGTGCACTGTGTCAAACTCAAGCCAAGGCTCACTTCACTCTATCCACAACCAATGAAAATGCTTTGGAAATTAACTGATAATATTAAATATGAAG
This genomic interval carries:
- the LOC127434107 gene encoding transmembrane protein 14C-like, translated to MLMMAVDWAGYGYAALVASGGVIGYVKAGSVPSLAAGLLFGSLAGFGAYQTSQDPKNIWVSLATSGTLAAIMGKRFYNSKKIMPAGLIAGVSLLMLAKLGVRMLQKPQQS